The sequence GAGGAGCAGCGGCGCCGGGCCCAGGACGCCGCCAGGCGGGTGGGCGCCGGATCGGAGTCCTTCGGGGCGCCCGAGACGGAGTTCGTCGGCTATGAGCGCCTGGAGGAGGAGGGCCATGTGCTGGCCCTGCTCGGTCCCGGCGGCGAGGAGCTGGACGTCGCCGCGGAGGGCCAGGACGTCCGGGTGTTCCTGGACCGCACGCCCTTCTACGCCGAGTCCGGTGGGCAGGTCGGCGACACCGGGGCGATCCGCACGGCGGGCGGGACGGTTCGGGTCCGGGACGCGCAGTGGGCGGGTCCCCGTTCGATCGTCCACATCGGACGGGTCGAGTCGGGTGAGGTCCGCCGGGGCGAGGACGCGGAGGCCCGGGTGAACCCGGACTCGCGGGAGGCCACGGCTCGCTCGCACACCGCCACCCACGTCGTCCACTGGACCCTGCGGAACCTGTTGGGCGAGCACGCCCGGCAGGCCGGATCGCTGGTGGCGCCGGGTCGGCTGCGGTTCGACTTCAGCCACCATCAGGCCCTGCCCCAGGACGTGCTGGAGGAGGCGGAGTACACGGCGAACCGGCGGCTGGCCGAGGACTCGCCGGTGCGCGCGTACGAGACGACCATGGACTACGCGAAGAGCCAGGGCGCCATCGGGCTGTTCGGCGAGAAGTACGGCGACATCGTGCGGGTGGTCGAGATCGGCGACTACTCGCGGGAGCTGTGCGGGGGAACCCACGTGCCCCACACGGGAAAGGTGGCCGTGGTCCGGATCCTGGGCGAGGGCAGCATCGGCTCCGGGATGCGCCGGATCGAGGCGCTGGTGGGGCCGGACGCCCTGAAGCGGGTGAACGCGGAGCGCCGCCTGCTGGAGGAGGTCACGGCCGCGATCGGCGCCGGGGACCCGGAGAGCGCTCCCGAGCGGGCCCGCCGTGCCATGGAGCGGATCAAGCAGCTCGAGAGCGAGCTCGGGAAGATCCGCAAGGGAGACCGGGCCGCGATCGTGGACTCCCTGGCCGGCCAGGCCACCCGCGTGGATGGAGTGTCACTGGTGGTCGCTACGCTCCCCGGCGAGGATGCCGACGGACTGCGCGAGCTGGCCCAGACCCTGCGGTCCCGCCTGGAGCGGGACGGCGCGGGCGCCGCCGTCCTGGGGAACGCCGACGGAGGCCGGGCCCTGCTGGTGGCGGCGTGCACGCCGGCGCTGGTGCAGCGCGGGGTGCGGGCGCCGGCGCTGCTGGAGCCGGCGGCGAAGACCATCGGAGGGGGAGCGGGCGGTAAGGACATCCTGGCGTTCGCGGGTGGCCGGGAGGCCGCCGCCCTCGACCGCGCCCTGGGGACCATCCCCGCCCGCCTGGAAGAGCTCCTCCGGGGGAGCTGACCACGGGCGATCCCCGCGGCCCAGCGGCTGGCCGGGTCCTGGGGCTGGACCTGGGCGACGTCCGCATCGGCGTGGCCATCTCGGACGACCGCCGCCGGATGGCCGTTCCCCTGGGAACGGTCCGGACGGGCGCGCCCCAGGACCTGAAGTCCATCGCCGCGCTGGTTCGGGACAACGACGTGAAGCTGGTCGTGGTGGGCCACCCGCTGTCCATGTCCGGACAGCCGGGGACGGGGGCACGGCATGCGGAGCAGTTCGCCGGCGCGCTGGGCTCCTTCCTCGACGTGCCGGTGGTGATGCACGACGAGCGGCTGTCCACCGTGCAGGCCGACCGGGCCCTCCGTGACGCGGGGGTGAGTGGGCGGGACCGCCGCCGGGTGGTCGACCGGCAGGCCGCCACGGTCATCCTCCAGTCCTACCTGGACGTCGAGCAGGCACGGAGGCCGGGCGGAAGCTCAGCTTAGGAAGCACAGCGGAACCGGGTATGCTCCCCGGCGCCGATGTTCGAGGGCCCCCCGGAGTCGACGCGCCGCGGCCCGCGCCACGCTCGCCCCCGGCGGCGGAAGCGGTGGATCGCGGTCCTGCTGGTGCTGGCTCTTCTGGCCGGAGGCGGGTTCTACGCCGCGACCACCTATTACCACT comes from Actinomycetota bacterium and encodes:
- the alaS gene encoding alanine--tRNA ligase, with amino-acid sequence GGPAVDEERYLEIWNLVFMQHEMNDAGDIVGDLPNKNIDTGSGLERVAMVLQDKPSFYETDLFQPLMAVAEELAGRKYGEDERADVSLRILAEHGRATAFLVADGVQPSNEGRGYVLRRMLRRVVSHARRLGIERMVTEPLAEATVESFGDAYPELVENREYVLQVVASEEERFRATLRQGLVLFEHEVEGASGGRLPGDVAFRLHDTHGFPLELTMELAADHGLEVDTNRFAELMEEQRRRAQDAARRVGAGSESFGAPETEFVGYERLEEEGHVLALLGPGGEELDVAAEGQDVRVFLDRTPFYAESGGQVGDTGAIRTAGGTVRVRDAQWAGPRSIVHIGRVESGEVRRGEDAEARVNPDSREATARSHTATHVVHWTLRNLLGEHARQAGSLVAPGRLRFDFSHHQALPQDVLEEAEYTANRRLAEDSPVRAYETTMDYAKSQGAIGLFGEKYGDIVRVVEIGDYSRELCGGTHVPHTGKVAVVRILGEGSIGSGMRRIEALVGPDALKRVNAERRLLEEVTAAIGAGDPESAPERARRAMERIKQLESELGKIRKGDRAAIVDSLAGQATRVDGVSLVVATLPGEDADGLRELAQTLRSRLERDGAGAAVLGNADGGRALLVAACTPALVQRGVRAPALLEPAAKTIGGGAGGKDILAFAGGREAAALDRALGTIPARLEELLRGS
- the ruvX gene encoding Holliday junction resolvase RuvX, translating into MAISDDRRRMAVPLGTVRTGAPQDLKSIAALVRDNDVKLVVVGHPLSMSGQPGTGARHAEQFAGALGSFLDVPVVMHDERLSTVQADRALRDAGVSGRDRRRVVDRQAATVILQSYLDVEQARRPGGSSA